The region gctttcttttaattCACATCATTCAgttttagttgcttggattataattaattcatatactTTAGTGTCTagtaattcatacaattacgtgccatagccccaatgctcaacggaacgacattacaccctcttttacactcatcatttatACTCATCAATTAACTCTtgttagtacattaaaaatgtatcttatgtTAGTTGTTCAGTTTACAATGTTGACTATAGTCTATAGTATACTGATTAATTCTCTATGCGAACAACTTATTAGCCTTATTAGTTTCAGTCGATTAGCTACAATCAACATATATCATTTTATTCTTTGTCAACTATGGCCACAATGTGAGATTTATCCCGTGCACATCCTTCAGTAGTGACTactgattttctttttttctttttttttttttgtgaaaacaCTACTGATTTTCTTTGtcactcaaaataataataataataaataaagacaaCTTGTCCAAAAAGGTATGATTGAGTGGGTGGAACATGTTTCTTGTACtatacgttcacaatttcaatttttatcaatgcTCTCTTGATCAAATTTGTCATACAATGACGGATGATTTCTTAGccactcaaaaataaataaagccaGCTTTTATGGTATCTTaggtaatacggagtatttattatcTAATTAAGACCTAAATTCATATATGTTTCacagaatttttaaaattaaggttGAGTGGTCAGAGGGACTATTATTCATAGTCTCTTAGCAGTGTACACAAAAGGAAATCTGCATATGTAGACATgtgatgatgattatgtacaggtTGTTTCATGGTTTCATATTGTTTATTAAATGAAATATATTAACTTGTAATAAGGTTAATTAATttccaagtaattaataaatataattttttttatatttattaggttttttttaaaatgaataaaatcaaACCCTAATGTTggctcccttttctctctaaaaccaaacgcctttctctgctgctcaactttggcttccaccgccggcctccgggcggagctctaatggagctttgagccggcggttttggtcaccttccatgtttgctctcgctcttcttccgccccgaccaccgtcgcagttccgtccgcctccgaccaccgccacagattttcttcttccgttttctctccctttgaataaaataatagtaggtgggtattggggtttgtgttggtagtctggaactcccaaccctactttgactttacccactttttattttctctattattgtgttttcctctcgttagtttcacgagcatttttcctctcgttactttcacgagcttttcattttcattagcataaatcgtttagtttggtttcgacaagtattgatcttatcctgggcgagcaaaaaagaatgatgacgaagacccagatctttgatgaagctttaaactCCCtaaaggaacatagcttcatagttatgaaacagtctgcgactcaagttttctatagcatagttagaaaagttgtttctatgtctgactataaggaatggtttaccatttcattaatcattaatgtaaacgttttatgttatgaattaatggaatagttacgtttatcttcaaaaaaaattaattttttattttctaaactatTGCGattatttaatagaaaaaaaatttcattaattatatactCTGCAATAAGCCAACGGAAAAAAATGCATTTGCACCATTGAAATAATGTGACTAATTCAAATCTTgcgacattttatttttatggcaaaaacttgtgtgagaccgtctcactggTCTTATTCCGCGAGACGTgtcgaatctttgattaataaggTCAAATATCCGATCATTTAATTAAAGATGTGACCCATTGATCAAAGATCCAATCCATCTCACGGATTGAAacctgtgagacggtctcacacaagtattgCTCTATTTATATTAGTTATCTATAAAGAATagataaaaatttgtgtgagaccgtctcacatgTGTCCATCTGTGAGACGggtgattaatgaggtcaaagatccaaCCCATTGATCAAAGAtttgacccattaatcaaatatcttactcgtctcacggattgagacgcGTGAAACGgtatcacacaagtgttaccttATAAAACACATTCGGatgttgcatttttttaatttctttttatttttttataagaatAGAACTTCTGAATATTAAATACACTAATTAACAAGTTGACATAAAAGaaatattctcaaaaaattGACCActaatattcaattaattaatcacaTCTGAATCTCAAGTTCAAGCACgggaaatataaataaataaacttattCTAATAGATTTTTACTATGTATAGTTCAAGTAAACAAGTCAACTTATTTTTATAATGCATTACTATATTGAGTCTTATAGTATCATGTGGCGTTgtattattaattcttttgattaATGTGacctaatttgattaattcataGAAATAAAATGGtaaactgtaattttttttttgtcaaataaaatttaaacatgtGTGACACAAAATTTTAGTTGTAAAAGTAAACTtatcattttcatttgtttatatatagagTAAAACTTTGAGCATGATCTCTTCTATCATACCTTCATGTCTTGAGAATTGTGAAAGGAGAGATAAATTGCGAAATATGTCTTTGTAATGTAGAATATGAGCgttttttttcttgttctttCAATTGAAGATTCGAACTCGGATAATGACCGATtcatttttccatatatatatatatatatatatatatatatatatatatatatatatatatatatatataatgtctagTATTAAAGGTaacaaatagaaaacatgtcacttttttttgaatgtgactgactctattacattgtagtatgtGTTCATACATACAAGAATTAATACCgcaggctcgatctcatgacttcCCATATAGGAGAgttactacatgtcatctgagcacaagatgctTGGCGAAAATAAGTCACTTATGCAGTGTACAAATACAcctaattattttgaaaatgattgtaaaaaaaaagttaggtaAACAATACGTTTGATACTTTTTGTTGAATATacgatatataaataataattgtatagtcTAACTGTTAATTCTTTTGGGTTTTCCCAAAGGTATCCCTCCAGGCGACAGCAAGAAGATTAATCCTCCGTCTCCGTCCCAACGATCAGCAAACTAAGTGGTAGGGTACTAGTCTAACTGGTATATTAGTTTTTTAGTTGATACACAACATATCTATCTATTTTTCCTCTAACTTTCAATAATTCTAAGAGAACAACAAAAATTCTTtttggcaaaagggtcaaatagactcatgtactaccattgattgttcatttAGCACCATAAACTAAAATATGGCCCATCTAGgccattatactcctaattatttttcatctagcatttttagcctatttctaacaagttacccatctaatttgatgacatggaaaaataaaattagaaaaaataatgacatgttatttatgtggatgttttggatgatttttacactatttcattaatgaaaaaaataatttcttgcaatgaaatatggtagaaatcaaaattgctatataaagttttaagaattaatatcacttttggtcccatgacttttgagttttatcaattttggtgcacaactttaaattttttcaattttggtccctaactttataatttttatcagttttggtccttccggccaaattgacggtgaaatgttgtcgaattttatattttaagggtaaaatcatcatctcaatgaaacgtcttcattatctaaacaaaatcactgtaaaatcatatttataagTGTTTTATCGTCGCAAATAGTAGGGAAGACAGACAGAAATTAGACAGAGATCTATGAGATTTATAGCATCGACGATTGACAAATccttatttttctcttaatatgatttttcttttgtttagatattgaagatctttctttgggataatgattttgtccttaaaatataaaattctgcaACATTTTGCCATTAATTTGGCCGGAatgaccaaaactgataaaactAACAAAGTTAggtaccaaaattgaaaaaatttaaagttgtgcaccaaaagtgatactacctcaaaagtcgtgggaccaaaaatgatattagttcaagttttaactagagtgtatgtatagcgcggtattcactatcgttcggcaatgagatttcatggaaatcgatatatgaaaattaaattatttttataatagcttaagatattgtattgggtaaatttaattaatatttttggatttttggataattgaataacttaagatattgtatttttggatgatttcttgcaatgaaatagggcagaaatcaaagttgctatataaagtttcaactacagtgtactgtgtatgtatagtggggtattcaatgtcgttcaacaatgagattctattaaaatcgatatatgaaaattaaattattttttaaaaaataataaaatttacccaatacaatatcttaagttattatatttaattttcatatatcgattttcaaggaatttcattgccgaacaactTTGAATACCCCACTAAACATACACAGTAGTGCAGTACagtgtaattaaaacattatataacaactttgatttgtaTCCTATTTCATCGtaataaatcattttcttctttaatgaaatagggtaaaatcatccaaaacattcatataaataacatgtcatcattttttattattttatttttccatgtcaacaaattagatgagttacttgttagaaattggctaaaaatgctagatgaaaaataattaggagtataatgacttagatggaccatattttaattcatggtgctggatgaacaatcagtgttagTACATGAGTCTATTTGATCCTTTTGCCATTCTTTTTTAAACACTAATAATTCGTTACAaagtaatatttgttctatattttctcaaaataattttatcggCTCAAAGAATGTAGCCCCTACCATGGGAGTTCAAATCTGTTACCATACATTTAGTTGGCTAATTTACTAATCTTGATTAGGACAAGAACATGAAAATTGACATAAATGTATGAATGGATATAGAATTAGGCTCTTGTCATTGGGTCCTTCCATAAAGTCGAAACCTGCCCCCACGCTCTCTCACTTTCAAGTGTGTTTAAAAGGGCAGCTGCAAAGCACCCATTTTTGCAGATTCCCAACTTCCCATTAAACCACACAGTAGTTAATTGGTACATTGTACTTTAGAAAAAGAGAATCAAAATACATAcattaaaagagagagagagagacagagagagagagagagagagagagagagagagagaaaatctcATTTCTCTTTTCTCAAGAGAGCAAAAACAGGAACGCTAGCTGCCTGCTTTGCCAGACCCAATATTCAAAGAAGCATAGAGTATAGTGCAGAAGAATAAGGGTCGAGTATAAACAGGCATTGCCTCACAGAATCTTGAGACAACATAGGAAAACATGGGTATGAAACTTGTAATGTGGGATGTTTTGGCGGTGGGGATGCTGCTGCTGTGTTCATGGTTTTGTTGTGGGAATGCTTCAGTGTCTTATGATAGGAATGCTATAATTGTTAATGGCCAAAGAAAGATTCTTATTTCTGGGTCTATTCACTACCCAAGAAGCACTCCGGAGGTATTTTCTGCCCAATGTGCTTCCTAGGTTTATCCAATGTTGTTTcaagtgtgtgtgtatgtttcttttttataaattttttttatagctaAGCTGTTGCTTTTGGTTCTTGTTTTTGGGTTATACAGATGTGGCCAGATCTTATTCAGAAAGCAAAAGAAGGAGGGTTGGATGTGATTCAGACATATGTTTTCTGGAATGGGCATGAACCTCAACCTGGGAAAGTAAGTAAGAGagcttccttttttttttttcttttttttttttttNaattgaaaaaatttaaagttgtgcaccaaaagtgatactacctcaaaagtcgtgggaccaaaaatgatattagttcaagttttaactagagtgtatgtatagcgcggtattcactatcgttcggcaatgagatttcatggaaatcgatatatgaaaattaaattatttttataatagcttaagatattgtattgggtaaatttaattaatatttttggatttttggataattgaataacttaagatattgtatttttggatgatttcttgcaatgaaatagggcagaaatcaaagttgctatataaagtttcaactacagtgtactgtgtatgtatagtggggtattcaatgtcgttcaacaatgagattctattaaaatcgatatatgaaaattaaattattttttaaaaaataataaaatttacccaatacaatatcttaagttattatatttaattttcatatatcgattttcaaggaatttcattgccgaacaactTTGAATACCCCACTAAACATACACAGTAGTGCAGTACagtgtaattaaaacattatataacaactttgatttgtaTCCTATTTCATCGtaataaatcattttcttctttaatgaaatagggtaaaatcatccaaaacattcatataaataacatgtcatcattttttattattttatttttccatgtcaacaaattagatgagttacttgttagaaattggctaaaaatgctagatgaaaaataattaggagtataatgacttagatggaccatattttaattcatggtgctggatgaacaatcagtgttagTACATGAGTCTATTTGATCCTTTTGCCATTCTTTTTTAAACACTAATAATTCGTTACAaagtaatatttgttctatattttctcaaaataattttatcggCTCAAAGAATGTAGCCCCTACCATGGGAGTTCAAATCTGTTACCATACATTTAGTTGGCTAATTTACTAATCTTGATTAGGACAAGAACATGAAAATTGACATAAATGTATGAATGGATATAGAATTAGGCTCTTGTCATTGGGTCCTTCCATAAAGTCGAAACCTGCCCCCACGCTCTCTCACTTTCAAGTGTGTTTAAAAGGGCAGCTGCAAAGCACCCATTTTTGCAGATTCCCAACTTCCCATTAAACCACACAGTAGTTAATTGGTACATTGTACTTTAGAAAAAGAGAATCAAAATACATAcattaaaagagagagagagagacagagagagagagagagagagagagagagagagagaaaatctcATTTCTCTTTTCTCAAGAGAGCAAAAACAGGAACGCTAGCTGCCTGCTTTGCCAGACCCAATATTCAAAGAAGCATAGAGTATAGTGCAGAAGAATAAGGGTCGAGTATAAACAGGCATTGCCTCACAGAATCTTGAGACAACATAGGAAAACATGGGTATGAAACTTGTAATGTGGGATGTTTTGGCGGTGGGGATGCTGCTGCTGTGTTCATGGTTTTGTTGTGGGAATGCTTCAGTGTCTTATGATAGGAATGCTATAATTGTTAATGGCCAAAGAAAGATTCTTATTTCTGGGTCTATTCACTACCCAAGAAGCACTCCGGAGGTATTTTCTGCCCAATGTGCTTCCTAGGTTTATCCAATGTTGTTTcaagtgtgtgtgtatgtttcttttttataaattttttttatagctaAGCTGTTGCTTTTGGTTCTTGTTTTTGGGTTATACAGATGTGGCCAGATCTTATTCAGAAAGCAAAAGAAGGAGGGTTGGATGTGATTCAGACATATGTTTTCTGGAATGGGCATGAACCTCAACCTGGGAAAGTAAGTAAGAGagcttcctttttttttttttttttttttttttttcttgaatgtTTTTGTTTAGTTATAAACAGTAGATTTTAATagaaattttcatttgattttttgttgttgttgggaTTTGCAGTATTATTTTGAGGAAAGGTATGATCTTGTGAAATTCATTAAGCTGGTTCATCAAGCTGGACTTTATGTTCATCTCAGAGTGGGGCCTTATGCTTGTGGTGAATGGAACTTTGGGTAATTTTTATAGTTACTTGGAGTACATTTACAGCAACAATTATCCTAGTTTCTTGgagtaaaattttaagtttCTAAAACTTTCACTGTTTTGGTTTCAGGGGCTTTCCAGTTTGGCTGAAGTATGTTCCAGGGATCAGTTTCAGAACAGACAATGGACCTTTCAAGGTTAGGTTGCTTTGTCATGGAAATATTTCATCCCTATGATAAAATTCCCaacttttgtaatttttttttattttttatttttatattattgatttcTAATGTTCTGTTTATGTCAAAAGGCTGCAATGCAAAAATTCACAACCATGATTGTTAACAAGATGAAATCAGAAAGGCTGTATGAATCTCAGGGTGGTCCTATAATCTTATCCcaggtaattaaaaatatttttatatttatttatttatttatttgtagttTTCCTTTGTCCATTAAATTGTTTCACACAGCTCTGAAGAACAAAGCTGTGGTCTTTCctttatttgtattatattatatactataaTAAAGTATTAAAGAGAAGTATCTTAATTTTGTGAAATCTTGTTATAGATTGAGAACGAATATGGACCGATGGAATATATACTTGGTGCACCTGGTCATGCTTATGCACAGTGGGCAGCGAAAATGGCTCTAAATCTTGGCACCGGTGTTCCATGGGTGATGTGCAAGCAAGACGATGCCCCCGATCCAGTTGTAAGTGTTGCCCCTGCTTTTCTTAATTacttttgttgtttggttgTCATTGTTTTTTGTTCAGTTTTTGCATTGCTGATGAATTTTGTGCGTGTTTGTACCCtttgtgtatgtttttttttttctcacagaTTAATACTTGCAACGGTTTCTACTGTGACTACTTTTCACCAAATAAGGCTTATAAACCAAAGATTTGGACTGAAGCCTGGACGGGCTGGTAATATGCGTAAACCACATCTGAGCTTTAGATGCCAAAGTTCGTTTAGAGCGGGCTGATGATGTTGTTTGAATAATCGTTGCAGGTTTACGGAATTTGGAGGTCCAGCAGCTTATCGTCCAGTTGAGGATTTGGCATATTCGGTTGCAAAGTTTATAATGAAAGGGGGCTCATTCGTCAACTATTACATGGTTCGTTTCTTGTTCGGAACGCTCTGAATTCTATTGATTTTTACCTTGTATTCATCGTctatttgtttacttttgcaGTATCACGGAGGCACAAACTTTGGCCGGACATCCGGAGGTCCTTTTATTACCACTAGCTACGACTATGACGCTCCTATTGATGAATTTGGTAAGAACACGTCACACGTGGTTACCTTTCCTATAGTagattaatttgttcatttatcaGGAAGCAACACGAGTTTTATGACCATACTTGTTCACAAATTTTCTCTGTTTTCCACTACAAAAAAACGTGAAAATAGCGACGGAATATTTTCGccttttttttgtagtgttccTTTCTGCTAGGGTGGGGTGGGGGTCGGGTATAACCGTATAAGTATGATATACATTTATACACATTCACAACCCTTTAACGGGATACTGAGTTAAAATTTGAATCATGGTGGGAGTGTGGGACTATGTATTTCAGCAAATATCCTTTCCCCCAGTTTGTCATCCTTAACCACGCGGGATTTGCTGTCACCCACATGGACCAGATATGTCATTTAGTAGTTAATAAAAAGTCAAaatcattaaatattttaaacttaatGCCTTGAGATTACAAACTTACGGTTATTTAATTGTGAGAGTCAAACACTAGAAGTAATCACAGGGCAAGCATCTTCAACAGGTAGTGATGTTTTCAATCTTTCGTTTTACTGCTGCTCTATAATCTATCACGTTCCACACTTGCCATGATAATGTGCCAGTTTATAAAGCTTATGATTATCGGTTGTGAATAATCCATAATCCATAACTTTTGCCAAAAATGTAAGAAAGTGTATTATGTAATCTATAATCCCAATTTcccaataatttaattaaataagccTTTTCAGAAACCACCAATTTCATGAAATTATAACACATAACTTAGATGATGCCTTACATTAAAGGTAACGAATTACTACTGCTCCTATgataattatgtatttaaaataattttattgctTCTAAAGTTGAAAAAGCATCTATCCGTTTGCTGGATTCATGTTCAAGGTGCATAAAATTTCATTAGAAAGAGTCGGTAAATCGTATAATTTACAGATAACTTGCACATCGTTTTGAAAAACTAATAGAAATATTTCCTTGATGCCAAAGGGCTACTGAGGGAACCGAAATGGGGTCATCTGAAAGATTTGCATAGAGCGATTAAGCTGTGCGAGCCAGCTTTGGTATCTGGAGATCCAGTTATAACGTCACTTGGGAACTCTCAAGAGGTTTGCTTGCTTGAATTGTCTAAATAGTAAATACCACTCGTTTTCCAAATTTAAGGCGAATGCTTATCTTATTTGTCATTTGATACAGGCCCGTGTCTTCAAATCGAAGTCTGGAGCATGTGCTGCATTCCTCGCAAACTATGACCAGCATTCGTACGCTAAAGTCTCGTTTGGAAACATGCATTATAACTTGCCCCCGTGGTCTGTCAGCATCCTTCCTGACTGCAAGAACACCGTATATAATACCGCAAGGGTGAGAGAAATAACCCATTCTTGAATCTCGAGTGTTTCTTTATAATTTACGGACATTTCATGTTAAAACAGCACTGACATCGAACTGACTTCCACCTGCAGATTGGTGCACAGAGCACACAAATGAAGATGACTCCTGTTAGTCAAGGATTCGCTTGGCAGTCATATAATGAAGAGACAACATCGTACGATGACAATACGTTTACTGTTGTCGGGCTGTTGGAGCAGATAAATACCACCAGAGATGCGTCTGATTATTTGTGGTACACGACAGAGTAagtgtgttttgaaaattgaaaatttaatcttggtttcccatatatatatattaatatatagtaCTTATAAATGTTAATTCCAGTAGTTACTTATTCTAACTTATATTTTAATACCAGCGTCACGATTGACCCAAGAGAGGGATTCTTGAAAGGTGGAAAGTGGCCTTGGCTTAATGTCTTCTCAGCCGGGCACGCTTTACATGTTTTCATCAATGGCCAATTAGTCGGTATGCAGTATACTTTTGTTCAATGGAGCTTATGATTACTTAGATCCATATAATAGTGCCACTCGTTTCTTGTGTAAGTGATGGTATGTTCATGTTATGCGTTCTCACGTGGTCACGTTTTGGCAGGAAGTGCCTATGGAAGTTTAGAGAACCCGAAAGTAACTTTCAGTAAATCAGTGTATATGAGAGCAGGAGTTAATAAAATTGCACTGCTAAGCATTGCTGTTGGTCTTCCGGTTAGTTCTCTCTTTTTCACTCACTCACACGCTTTCTTGTGCACACATACATATAGATACATGCATCTGCCCAGTTCTCgtatgcatacatatatggCTATCTACTTGTTTATACACTATTGCACGGTTTAATGGAAGTATGATTATCTCGCATCTAATTTAACGAATCTATGAAGTTTAGTTTCTGACTTAAACATTTGCTTTGGCTCAGAACATAGGTCCTCGTTTTGAGACATGGAATACAGGCATCCTTGGCCCGGTTTCACTTGGTGGACTTAACGAGGGGAAGAGAGATTTAACATGGCAGAAATGGTCTTACAAGGTGTTCATTCAGATATTTAAAGATAATATGCACTCCATAATTGTTTTTTCGTCAGTGTCAATTGATTCAAGACTTTTTTCTTTCAGATTGGTCTTAAAGGAGAAGCCCTAAGTCTTCATTCGCTCACTGGGAGCTCGTCTGTTGAGTGGGTTCAAGGTTCTTTTGTGGTTCAAAAACAACCACTCACATGGTATAAGGTGTGCACCGCACATTTTCACTTTCAATTTATATCCCACACCTCATTTTGGCTCTTTATTTTTCTTAGTAATaaattttgtgttgttttccACTTTTCAAGACTACTTTCAATGCTCCACCTGGAAATGAGCCATTAGCGTTGGATATGAACACGATGGGCAAAGGTCAAGTATGGATAAACGGTCAAAGCATTGGGCGTTTTTGGCCTGCATACAAAGCATCTGGCAACTGTGGTGCGTGTAACTATGCCGGTTGGTTTAATGAGAAGAAATGCCTGCGTAAATGTGGAGAAGCTACGCAAAGATGGTAAAGACGAAATTTTCCTAGTTGGCTATATTGTTTTCTTCTGATGTATAACTAATTTGAGCAACTAAACGGTGAATGGTGACTACTCAGGTATCATGTTCCTCGCTCTTTCCTGCGCCCAACTGggaatttattagttatttttgaAGAATGGGGCGGGAACCCATACGGGATCTCTTTGGTGAAACGCCAGGTAGACAGTGTGTGTGCTGATATATTCGAATGGCAACCACAGTTGATGAACTGGAAGATGCAAGCATCCGGTAAAGTGACCAAACCACTTAGGCCTAAAGCTCACCTCTCGTGTGGTCCTGGCCAGAAGATTTCTTCGATCAAATTCGCTAGCTTTGGATCACCCGGGGGCGTTTGTGGAAGCTTCCGCCAGGGAAGCTGCCACGCCTTCCACTCGTACGATATTTTTAACAAGGTATTCTCAAATCTTGGCACATTTCTCTTCTATTTTAAGTAGGGTATCGTTCACGAAATAATCTACTCGAAACCACCTTTCA is a window of Ipomoea triloba cultivar NCNSP0323 chromosome 11, ASM357664v1 DNA encoding:
- the LOC115996691 gene encoding beta-galactosidase-like isoform X2, whose amino-acid sequence is MGMKLVMWDVLAVGMLLLCSWFCCGNASVSYDRNAIIVNGQRKILISGSIHYPRSTPEMWPDLIQKAKEGGLDVIQTYVFWNGHEPQPGKYYFEERYDLVKFIKLVHQAGLYVHLRVGPYACGEWNFGGFPVWLKYVPGISFRTDNGPFKAAMQKFTTMIVNKMKSERLYESQGGPIILSQIENEYGPMEYILGAPGHAYAQWAAKMALNLGTGVPWVMCKQDDAPDPVINTCNGFYCDYFSPNKAYKPKIWTEAWTGWFTEFGGPAAYRPVEDLAYSVAKFIMKGGSFVNYYMYHGGTNFGRTSGGPFITTSYDYDAPIDEFGLLREPKWGHLKDLHRAIKLCEPALVSGDPVITSLGNSQEARVFKSKSGACAAFLANYDQHSYAKVSFGNMHYNLPPWSVSILPDCKNTVYNTARIGAQSTQMKMTPVSQGFAWQSYNEETTSYDDNTFTVVGLLEQINTTRDASDYLWYTTDVTIDPREGFLKGGKWPWLNVFSAGHALHVFINGQLVGSAYGSLENPKVTFSKSVYMRAGVNKIALLSIAVGLPNIGPRFETWNTGILGPVSLGGLNEGKRDLTWQKWSYKIGLKGEALSLHSLTGSSSVEWVQGSFVVQKQPLTWYKTTFNAPPGNEPLALDMNTMGKGQVWINGQSIGRFWPAYKASGNCGACNYAGWFNEKKCLRKCGEATQRWYHVPRSFLRPTGNLLVIFEEWGGNPYGISLVKRQVDSVCADIFEWQPQLMNWKMQASGKVTKPLRPKAHLSCGPGQKISSIKFASFGSPGGVCGSFRQGSCHAFHSYDIFNKYCIGWNSCTVPVTPEAFGGDPCPNVMKKLSVEAVCS